A part of Lepisosteus oculatus isolate fLepOcu1 chromosome 16, fLepOcu1.hap2, whole genome shotgun sequence genomic DNA contains:
- the asip1 gene encoding agouti signaling protein 1: MSSVTLLCCFVFSSAGLLVAYAHMVMEQSNDSTSPSLHENNQPDVPPVVIVELPKTKKNHRKATEKISMKNRLVSRSRKPRPPPPANCVPVWGGCRLPGAACCDPCAFCHCRLFKTVCYCRVGNPQC, encoded by the exons ATGAGCTCCGTGACATTGCTCTGCTGCTTTGTGTTCAGCTCTGCTGGCTTGCTTGTGGCCTATGCGCACATGGTAATGGAACAGTCGAATGATTCGACGTCACCTAGCCTCCACGAGAACAACCAGCCAGACGTCCCACCCGTTGTCATAGTAG AGCTTCCGAAAACAAAGAAGAACCACAGAAAAGCAACGGAAAAGATATCAATGAAA AACCGGCTCGTGTCCCGCAGCAGGAAGCCGCGCCCGCCGCCGCCCGCCAACTGCGTGCCGGTGTGGGGGGGCTGCCGCCTGCCCGGCGCCGCCTGCTGCGACCCCTGCGCCTTCTGCCACTGCCGGCTCTTCAAGACGGTCTGCTACTGCCGCGTGGGCAACCCGCAGTGCTGA